From Ochotona princeps isolate mOchPri1 chromosome X, mOchPri1.hap1, whole genome shotgun sequence, one genomic window encodes:
- the TBC1D25 gene encoding TBC1 domain family member 25 has product MATTSGSSDLVGSGAPPPGGGAQTATVAEDEEREVVRVRVKKHENFLAPEFRSFAVDPQITSLDVLQHILIRAFDLNGKKNFGISYLGRDRLGQEAYLSLLSDWDLSTAFATASKPYLQLRVDIRPSEDSPLLEDWDIISPKDVIGSDVLLAEKRSSLTTAALPFTQSILSQVGRTLSKVQQVLSWSYGEDAKPFKPPLSDAEFHTYLNHEGQLSRPEELRLRIYHGGVEPSLRKVVWRYLLNVYPDGLTGRERMDYMKRKSREYEQLKSEWAQRASPEDLEFIRSTVLKDVLRTDRAHPYYAGPEDGPHLRALHDLLTTYAVTHPQVSYCQGMSDLASPILAVMDHEGHAFVCFCGIMKRLAANFHPDGRAMATKFAHLKLLLRHADPDFYQYLQEAGADDLFFCYRWLLLELKREFAFDDALRMLEVTWSSLPPDPPEHEVELIGPPSQAAETGFSGHRGRPMRQRHMLRPAGAGGGAFEDAVDHLANRSSQGPGGGGRLLRQASLDGLQQLRDNTGPRRDPCVQLPHPATLLNTKSLSEPLLNSPDPLLSSSSHPDSPSSSSPPSTQEASPTSDLAIGSPFMAEAGSPQDPRKPLPPPPPPPAGLPPPQEFGRGNPFMLFLCLAILLEHRDHIMRNGLDYNELAMHFDRLVRKHHLGRVLRRAKALFADYLQSEVWDSEEGAEATAPS; this is encoded by the exons AAACATGAAAATTTTTTGGCTCCTGAGTTTCGCTCTTTCGCCGTAGACCCACAGATAACCTCGCTGGACGTGTTACAGCACATCCTCATTCGAGCCTTTGACTTGAACGG GAAGAAGAACTTTGGCATCAGCTACCTGGGTCGGGACCGGCTAGGCCAAGAAGCTTACCTCTCCCTCCTGTCGGATTGGGACCTCAGCACAGCCTTCGCCACTGCCTCCAAACCTTACCTACAGCTGCGGGTAGACATTCGACCTTCAGAGGACA GTCCATTGCTGGAAGACTGGGACATAATCAGCCCCAAGGATGTCATTGGCTCCGATGTGCTGCTGGCTGAGAAGCGGTCATCGCTGACGACAGCTGCACTGCCCTTCACACAGTCCATCCTCTCTCAG GTAGGCCGTACCTTGTCCAAggtccagcaggtgctgagctggTCGTATGGGGAAGATGCCAAGCCCTTCAAGCCTCCCCTGAGTGATGCCGAGTTCCACACATACCTCAACCATGAAGGCCAGCTCTCCCGCCCTGAGGAGCTGCGGTTACGCATCTACCATGGCGGGGTGGAGCCCTCTCTGCGGAAG GTGGTATGGAGGTACCTGCTGAATGTATACCCTGACGGGCTGACAGGCCGCGAGCGGATGGACTACATGAAACGCAAGAGCCGAGAGTATGAGCAGCTCAAGAGCGAGTGGGCACAGCGAGCAAGCCCAGAGGACCTGGAGTTCATCCGTAGCACAGTCCTCAAAGACGTGCTGCGCACTGACCGTGCCCACCCCTATTACGCAGGGCCTGAAGACGGGCCGCACCTGCGGGCCCTGCATGACCTACTCACCACTTACGCTGTTACCCACCCACAGGTGTCCTACTGCCAGGGCATGAGTGACCTCGCCTCACCCATTCTCGCCGTCATGGACCACGAGGGACATGCTTTTGTCTGCTTCTGTGGCATCATGAAGCGCCTGGCCGCCAACTTCCACCCTGATGGCCGTGCCAtggccaccaagtttgcccaCCTCAAGTTGCTGCTGCGACACGCTGACCCTGACTTTTACCAGTACCTGCAAGAAGCCGGTGCTGACGACCTGTTCTTCTGTTACCGCTGGCTACTGCTTGAGCTCAAGCGCGAGTTCGCCTTCGATGACGCCCTGCGTATGCTTGAGGTCACCTGGAGCTCCTTGCCTCCTGACCCCCCGGAACATGAGGTGGAGCTCATTGGACCCCCTAGCCAAGCAGCAGAAACTGGCTTCAGTGGCCACAGGGGGCGGCCTATGCGCCAGCGGCACATGCTGAGGCCTGCCGGTGCAGGAGGCGGAGCCTTTGAAGATGCTGTTGACCACTTGGCCAACAGAAGTAGCCAAGGGCCTGGTGGTGGGGGCCGCCTCCTGCGGCAAGCTAGCCTGGATGGCCTACAGCAACTCAGGGATAACACGGGGCCCCGGAGGGACCCTTGTGTCCAGctgccccacccagccacccTTCTCAACACCAAGTCCCTCTCCGAGCCCTTGCTGAACTCCCCAGACCCACTgctttcctcctcttcccatccCGATTCCCCATCTTCCTCCTCTCCACCCTCCACCCAGGAGGCCTCTCCCACCAGCGACTTGGCCATAGGATCCCCTTTCATGGCAGAGGCAGGCTCTCCACAAGACCCTAGGAagcccctgcctcccccacccccacccccagcaggccTGCCCCCGCCCCAGGAATTTGGCCGAGGGAACCCCTTCATGCTCTTCCTCTGCCTGGCCATCCTGCTGGAGCATCGTGACCACATCATGCGCAATGGGCTGGATTACAACGAGCTGGCCATGCACTTTGACCGCCTCGTGCGAAAACACCACTTGGGGCGCGTGCTGCGTCGGGCCAAGGCACTGTTCGCTGATTACCTGCAGTCAGAGGTGTGGGACTCGGAGGAGGGGGCTGAGGCTACAGCCCCGTCTTGA